Proteins from a single region of Candidatus Saccharibacteria bacterium:
- a CDS encoding peroxiredoxin, producing the protein MKQTPYKASPFTLKDSEGKEHSLTDYAGKWVVLYFYPKDETPGCTVEACSLRDARDDIAALGAEVIGVSQDDASSHEKFKAKHTLNFTLLSDPDRKVIEAYDAWGKKMFGKEGALRKTFIINPDGMVVKVYGRVTPLGHGEQVIEELKRLQSA; encoded by the coding sequence ATGAAGCAAACTCCATACAAAGCATCACCATTTACGTTGAAAGATAGCGAAGGAAAAGAGCACTCACTAACAGATTATGCGGGCAAATGGGTTGTCCTTTATTTTTACCCAAAAGATGAAACGCCAGGTTGCACGGTAGAGGCGTGTAGTTTGCGTGATGCCCGTGATGATATTGCGGCGCTGGGTGCCGAGGTGATTGGCGTTAGCCAGGACGACGCATCGAGTCACGAAAAGTTCAAGGCAAAACATACGCTTAATTTTACGCTACTAAGCGATCCAGATCGAAAGGTTATTGAAGCCTACGATGCTTGGGGTAAAAAGATGTTTGGCAAAGAAGGCGCACTTCGTAAAACGTTTATTATCAACCCAGATGGCATGGTTGTAAAAGTATATGGCCGCGTAACGCCGCTTGGACATGGTGAGCAGGTGATTGAAGAATTGAAAAGGCTTCAATCGGCATAG
- a CDS encoding glutamine amidotransferase: MSQQITVLQLYPRDMNIYGDWGNTLVIKRRLQWHGYEPKLLEYNPGDTFPEDVDIIVGGGGQDSGQDTIQQDLLTIGPKLHALAEQGVPMLMICGLYQMFGKFFKTQDGHIIKGIELLDIETHAGPERLIGNIVTKSSEFGDIVGYENHSGQTFLGTNVQPLGQVVRGAGNNGQDETEGARIHNVIGTYLHGSILPKNPAIADFLIEKAVVNKFGEFIPTVIDDRFAASARAVALKRPR, translated from the coding sequence ATGAGCCAGCAAATAACCGTTCTTCAGCTTTACCCGCGCGATATGAATATTTATGGCGACTGGGGTAACACACTCGTTATTAAACGCCGCTTGCAGTGGCATGGCTACGAGCCAAAGCTACTCGAATACAATCCTGGCGACACATTTCCAGAAGACGTCGATATTATCGTGGGCGGTGGTGGCCAAGATTCCGGCCAGGACACTATTCAGCAAGACCTTTTAACAATCGGGCCAAAACTTCACGCGCTCGCCGAACAGGGCGTTCCTATGCTTATGATTTGCGGCCTTTATCAAATGTTCGGTAAATTCTTTAAAACTCAAGACGGACATATTATTAAAGGTATCGAACTTCTTGATATTGAAACACATGCCGGACCAGAACGACTTATCGGTAATATCGTCACCAAAAGCAGTGAGTTTGGCGATATTGTGGGTTACGAAAATCACAGCGGACAAACTTTTCTTGGAACGAATGTGCAACCGCTCGGCCAAGTAGTGCGTGGCGCCGGCAACAACGGCCAAGACGAAACCGAAGGCGCGCGTATTCACAATGTTATTGGCACGTATCTTCACGGTTCCATTTTGCCAAAAAATCCCGCGATCGCAGATTTTCTTATCGAAAAAGCTGTGGTCAATAAATTCGGTGAGTTTATCCCTACCGTTATCGATGATCGCTTTGCCGCCTCGGCCCGGGCTGTAGCACTAAAACGTCCCCGCTAA